Proteins encoded by one window of Xiphias gladius isolate SHS-SW01 ecotype Sanya breed wild chromosome 15, ASM1685928v1, whole genome shotgun sequence:
- the LOC120800041 gene encoding oxysterol-binding protein 1-like isoform X3, protein MSEPKPPTPIPGDTYKGWLFKWTNYIKGYQRRWFVLSNGLLSYYRTQAEMGHTCRGTINLATANITVEDSCNFVISNGGAQTYHLKASSEVERQRWITALELAKAKAVRMQLESDDSGDDCPAVPPTSGQGGGCRNSEIQSTLRTLSSKVEDLTTCNDLIVKHGSALQRSLSELEGIRVGGDMGEKIRQVTERATLFRITSNAMINACRDFLSLAQNHSKRWQKALQTERDQRIRLEETLEQLAKQHNHLERAFRGATVLPPSFSNPALGNKAGVSGKGDASDEDDDNEFFDAMEDPAEFITVPADPKYHRRSGSNVSGISSEIGMDDQSVNFDELSLASNPESPQPLELEPVRQRRTRIPDKPNYYLNLWSIMKNCIGKELSKIPMPVNFNEPISMLQRLSEDLEYYELLDKAAKCQSSLEQMCYVAAFTVSSYSTTVHRTGKPFNPLLGETFELDRLRECGYRSLCEQVSHHPPAAAHHALSEKGWTLRQEITLASKFRGKYLSIMPLGSIQCLFDKSNNHYSWKKVTTTVHNIIVGKLWIDQSGEIDVVNHRTGDRCHLKFAPYSYFSRDVPRKVTGVVTDKDGKAHYVLSGTWDEKMEFSRVMQSSKGENGTEGKQRTVYQTLKAKEIWRKNPLPEGAENMYYFSSLALSLNEPEEGVAPTDSRRRPDQRLMEDGRWDEANAEKQRLEEKQRTARREREREAVKAASPPDEADAQETGTEASEVSDESAHQDNHHALWFEKLDDPVSGETLHVYKGGYWEAKDQGSWDMCPDIF, encoded by the exons ATGTCAGAGCCTAAGCCCCCTACTCCAATCCCTGGAGACACATACAAGGGTTGGCTCTTCAAGTGGACTAACTACATAAAAGGTTACCAGCGACGCTGGTTTGTTCTGAGCAATGGACTGTTGTCATATTATAG gacCCAGGCAGAGATGGGTCACACATGCCGAGGCACCATCAACTTGGCCACAGCCAATATTACTGTGGAGGACTCGTGCAATTTTGTCATTTCCAACGGTGGGGCACAGACGTACCACCTGAAGGCCAGCTCAGAAGTAGAGCGCCAGCGATGGATCACTGCGCTGGAGCTCGCCAAGGCAAAGGCCGTCCGTATGCAGTTAGAATCTG ATGACTCAGGGGATGATTGTCCTGCAGTGCCCCCCACCTCAGGACAGGGGGGAGGCTGCCGTAACTCAGAAATCCAGTCCACACTACGGACACTGAGCAGCAAGGTGGAGGACCTCACCACCTGCAATGATCTCATTGTCAAGCATGGGTCTGCCCTCCAAAG GTCTTTGTCAGAACTGGAGGGGATTCGTGTCGGAGGGgacatgggggaaaaaatcagaCAAGTTACAGAGAGGGCCACACTGTTCCGAATCACCTCTAACGCCATGATCAAT GCATGTAGAGACTTCCTCTCCCTGGCCCAGAACCACAGTAAGCGCTGGCAGAAGGCCttacagactgaaagagaccAGAGGATACGGCTGGAGGAGACTTTAGAGCAGCTGGCTAAACAGCACAATCACTTGGAAAGAGCTTTCAGGGGAGCGACAGTTCTCCCCCCTTCATTCAGCAATCCTGCCTTAGGTAACAAAG CTGGTGTTTCAGGAAAAGGTGATGCCAGTGACGAGGATGATGACAATGAGTTCTTTGATGCTATGGAAGACCCAGCAGAGTTTATTACTGTCCCTGCTGACCCCAAGTATCACAG GAGATCTGGCAGCAACGTTAGTGGGATCAGCAGCGAGATTGGAATGGACGATCAGTCGGTAAAT tTTGATGAACTGTCTTTGGCATCCAATCCGGAGTCTCCCCAGCCCCTTGAGCTGGAGCCAGTTAGACAAAGACGGACTCGTATCCCTGACAAGCCCAACTATTACCTCAATCTGTGGAGCATCATGAAGAACTGTATTGGAAAGGAGCTTTCAAAGATACCAATGCCT GTGAATTTCAACGAACCCATCTCAATGCTGCAGCGTCTATCTGAAGACCTGGAGTACTACGAGCTGCTGGATAAGGCTGCTAAATGTCAGAGTTCTCTAGAGCAGATGTGTTATGTTGCCGCTTTCACAGTCTCTTCCTACTCCACGACCGTCCACCGCACAGGGAAACCCTTCAATCCTCTGCTGGGAGAAACCTTTGAGCTTGATCGACTCAGAGAGTGTGGATACCGCTCCCTGTGTGAACAG GTGAGTCACCACCCACCTGCCGCAGCTCACCACGCTCTCTCTGAAAAGGGCTGGACCCTCAGACAGGAAATTACGCTAGCCAGCAAATTTAGAGGAAAATATCTCTCTATCATGCCCTTGG GTTCTATCCAGTGTCTATTTGATAAGAGCAACAATCACTACTCTTGGAAAAAAGTTACTACAACAGTACACAACATTATTGTGGGGAAATTATGGATTGATCAG TCAGGGGAGATAGATGTGGTGAACCACAGGACAGGAGATCGCTGCCACCTCAAGTTTGCTCCCTACAGCTACTTCTCCAGAGATGTACCAAGAAAG gTAACAGGGGTCGTAACAGATAAGGATGGAAAGGCCCATTACGTGCTGTCGGGAACATGGGATGAGAAGATGGAGTTTTCCAGGGTAATGCAGAGCAGCAAAGGCGAGAACGGCACTGAAGGCAAACAGAGGACCGTCTATCAGACCCTCAAAGCCAAAGAAATCTGGAGAAAGAACCCTTTGCC agagggagcagagaacATGTACTACTTCTCCTCACTGGCCTTGAGTCTCAATGAACCTGAAGAGGGAGTGGCGCCAACAGACAGTCGAAGACGCCCTGACCAGCGATTAATGGAGGATGGCCGTTGGGATGAGGCTAACGCAGAGAAACAGAGGCTAGAAGAAAAACAGCGCACGGCCCGTcgagaaagggagagggaagcCGTTAAAGCAGCCAGCCCGCCAGACGAAG CTGATGCACAGGAGACTGGCACAGAAGCAAGTGAGGTTTCTGATGAAA gCGCCCATCAAGACAACCACCATGCACTGTGGTTCGAGAAGCTAGACGACCCCGTATCCGGAGAGACCTTGCATGTCTACAAGGGGGGTTACTGGGAGGCAAAGGACCAAGGCAGCTGGGACATGTGCCCTGACATCTTCTGA
- the LOC120800041 gene encoding oxysterol-binding protein 1-like isoform X4: MSEPKPPTPIPGDTYKGWLFKWTNYIKGYQRRWFVLSNGLLSYYRTQAEMGHTCRGTINLATANITVEDSCNFVISNGGAQTYHLKASSEVERQRWITALELAKAKAVRMQLESDDSGDDCPAVPPTSGQGGGCRNSEIQSTLRTLSSKVEDLTTCNDLIVKHGSALQRSLSELEGIRVGGDMGEKIRQVTERATLFRITSNAMINACRDFLSLAQNHSKRWQKALQTERDQRIRLEETLEQLAKQHNHLERAFRGATVLPPSFSNPALGNKAGVSGKGDASDEDDDNEFFDAMEDPAEFITVPADPKYHRRSGSNVSGISSEIGMDDQSFDELSLASNPESPQPLELEPVRQRRTRIPDKPNYYLNLWSIMKNCIGKELSKIPMPVNFNEPISMLQRLSEDLEYYELLDKAAKCQSSLEQMCYVAAFTVSSYSTTVHRTGKPFNPLLGETFELDRLRECGYRSLCEQVSHHPPAAAHHALSEKGWTLRQEITLASKFRGKYLSIMPLGSIQCLFDKSNNHYSWKKVTTTVHNIIVGKLWIDQSGEIDVVNHRTGDRCHLKFAPYSYFSRDVPRKVTGVVTDKDGKAHYVLSGTWDEKMEFSRVMQSSKGENGTEGKQRTVYQTLKAKEIWRKNPLPEGAENMYYFSSLALSLNEPEEGVAPTDSRRRPDQRLMEDGRWDEANAEKQRLEEKQRTARREREREAVKAASPPDEADAQETGTEASEVSDESAHQDNHHALWFEKLDDPVSGETLHVYKGGYWEAKDQGSWDMCPDIF; this comes from the exons ATGTCAGAGCCTAAGCCCCCTACTCCAATCCCTGGAGACACATACAAGGGTTGGCTCTTCAAGTGGACTAACTACATAAAAGGTTACCAGCGACGCTGGTTTGTTCTGAGCAATGGACTGTTGTCATATTATAG gacCCAGGCAGAGATGGGTCACACATGCCGAGGCACCATCAACTTGGCCACAGCCAATATTACTGTGGAGGACTCGTGCAATTTTGTCATTTCCAACGGTGGGGCACAGACGTACCACCTGAAGGCCAGCTCAGAAGTAGAGCGCCAGCGATGGATCACTGCGCTGGAGCTCGCCAAGGCAAAGGCCGTCCGTATGCAGTTAGAATCTG ATGACTCAGGGGATGATTGTCCTGCAGTGCCCCCCACCTCAGGACAGGGGGGAGGCTGCCGTAACTCAGAAATCCAGTCCACACTACGGACACTGAGCAGCAAGGTGGAGGACCTCACCACCTGCAATGATCTCATTGTCAAGCATGGGTCTGCCCTCCAAAG GTCTTTGTCAGAACTGGAGGGGATTCGTGTCGGAGGGgacatgggggaaaaaatcagaCAAGTTACAGAGAGGGCCACACTGTTCCGAATCACCTCTAACGCCATGATCAAT GCATGTAGAGACTTCCTCTCCCTGGCCCAGAACCACAGTAAGCGCTGGCAGAAGGCCttacagactgaaagagaccAGAGGATACGGCTGGAGGAGACTTTAGAGCAGCTGGCTAAACAGCACAATCACTTGGAAAGAGCTTTCAGGGGAGCGACAGTTCTCCCCCCTTCATTCAGCAATCCTGCCTTAGGTAACAAAG CTGGTGTTTCAGGAAAAGGTGATGCCAGTGACGAGGATGATGACAATGAGTTCTTTGATGCTATGGAAGACCCAGCAGAGTTTATTACTGTCCCTGCTGACCCCAAGTATCACAG GAGATCTGGCAGCAACGTTAGTGGGATCAGCAGCGAGATTGGAATGGACGATCAGTCG tTTGATGAACTGTCTTTGGCATCCAATCCGGAGTCTCCCCAGCCCCTTGAGCTGGAGCCAGTTAGACAAAGACGGACTCGTATCCCTGACAAGCCCAACTATTACCTCAATCTGTGGAGCATCATGAAGAACTGTATTGGAAAGGAGCTTTCAAAGATACCAATGCCT GTGAATTTCAACGAACCCATCTCAATGCTGCAGCGTCTATCTGAAGACCTGGAGTACTACGAGCTGCTGGATAAGGCTGCTAAATGTCAGAGTTCTCTAGAGCAGATGTGTTATGTTGCCGCTTTCACAGTCTCTTCCTACTCCACGACCGTCCACCGCACAGGGAAACCCTTCAATCCTCTGCTGGGAGAAACCTTTGAGCTTGATCGACTCAGAGAGTGTGGATACCGCTCCCTGTGTGAACAG GTGAGTCACCACCCACCTGCCGCAGCTCACCACGCTCTCTCTGAAAAGGGCTGGACCCTCAGACAGGAAATTACGCTAGCCAGCAAATTTAGAGGAAAATATCTCTCTATCATGCCCTTGG GTTCTATCCAGTGTCTATTTGATAAGAGCAACAATCACTACTCTTGGAAAAAAGTTACTACAACAGTACACAACATTATTGTGGGGAAATTATGGATTGATCAG TCAGGGGAGATAGATGTGGTGAACCACAGGACAGGAGATCGCTGCCACCTCAAGTTTGCTCCCTACAGCTACTTCTCCAGAGATGTACCAAGAAAG gTAACAGGGGTCGTAACAGATAAGGATGGAAAGGCCCATTACGTGCTGTCGGGAACATGGGATGAGAAGATGGAGTTTTCCAGGGTAATGCAGAGCAGCAAAGGCGAGAACGGCACTGAAGGCAAACAGAGGACCGTCTATCAGACCCTCAAAGCCAAAGAAATCTGGAGAAAGAACCCTTTGCC agagggagcagagaacATGTACTACTTCTCCTCACTGGCCTTGAGTCTCAATGAACCTGAAGAGGGAGTGGCGCCAACAGACAGTCGAAGACGCCCTGACCAGCGATTAATGGAGGATGGCCGTTGGGATGAGGCTAACGCAGAGAAACAGAGGCTAGAAGAAAAACAGCGCACGGCCCGTcgagaaagggagagggaagcCGTTAAAGCAGCCAGCCCGCCAGACGAAG CTGATGCACAGGAGACTGGCACAGAAGCAAGTGAGGTTTCTGATGAAA gCGCCCATCAAGACAACCACCATGCACTGTGGTTCGAGAAGCTAGACGACCCCGTATCCGGAGAGACCTTGCATGTCTACAAGGGGGGTTACTGGGAGGCAAAGGACCAAGGCAGCTGGGACATGTGCCCTGACATCTTCTGA
- the LOC120800041 gene encoding oxysterol-binding protein 1-like isoform X2, with the protein MSEPKPPTPIPGDTYKGWLFKWTNYIKGYQRRWFVLSNGLLSYYRTQAEMGHTCRGTINLATANITVEDSCNFVISNGGAQTYHLKASSEVERQRWITALELAKAKAVRMQLESDDSGDDCPAVPPTSGQGGGCRNSEIQSTLRTLSSKVEDLTTCNDLIVKHGSALQRSLSELEGIRVGGDMGEKIRQVTERATLFRITSNAMINACRDFLSLAQNHSKRWQKALQTERDQRIRLEETLEQLAKQHNHLERAFRGATVLPPSFSNPALGNKAGVSGKGDASDEDDDNEFFDAMEDPAEFITVPADPKYHRRSGSNVSGISSEIGMDDQSFDELSLASNPESPQPLELEPVRQRRTRIPDKPNYYLNLWSIMKNCIGKELSKIPMPVNFNEPISMLQRLSEDLEYYELLDKAAKCQSSLEQMCYVAAFTVSSYSTTVHRTGKPFNPLLGETFELDRLRECGYRSLCEQVSHHPPAAAHHALSEKGWTLRQEITLASKFRGKYLSIMPLGSIQCLFDKSNNHYSWKKVTTTVHNIIVGKLWIDQSGEIDVVNHRTGDRCHLKFAPYSYFSRDVPRKVTGVVTDKDGKAHYVLSGTWDEKMEFSRVMQSSKGENGTEGKQRTVYQTLKAKEIWRKNPLPEGAENMYYFSSLALSLNEPEEGVAPTDSRRRPDQRLMEDGRWDEANAEKQRLEEKQRTARREREREAVKAASPPDEAVTEDSINDSPLKTDAQETGTEASEVSDESAHQDNHHALWFEKLDDPVSGETLHVYKGGYWEAKDQGSWDMCPDIF; encoded by the exons ATGTCAGAGCCTAAGCCCCCTACTCCAATCCCTGGAGACACATACAAGGGTTGGCTCTTCAAGTGGACTAACTACATAAAAGGTTACCAGCGACGCTGGTTTGTTCTGAGCAATGGACTGTTGTCATATTATAG gacCCAGGCAGAGATGGGTCACACATGCCGAGGCACCATCAACTTGGCCACAGCCAATATTACTGTGGAGGACTCGTGCAATTTTGTCATTTCCAACGGTGGGGCACAGACGTACCACCTGAAGGCCAGCTCAGAAGTAGAGCGCCAGCGATGGATCACTGCGCTGGAGCTCGCCAAGGCAAAGGCCGTCCGTATGCAGTTAGAATCTG ATGACTCAGGGGATGATTGTCCTGCAGTGCCCCCCACCTCAGGACAGGGGGGAGGCTGCCGTAACTCAGAAATCCAGTCCACACTACGGACACTGAGCAGCAAGGTGGAGGACCTCACCACCTGCAATGATCTCATTGTCAAGCATGGGTCTGCCCTCCAAAG GTCTTTGTCAGAACTGGAGGGGATTCGTGTCGGAGGGgacatgggggaaaaaatcagaCAAGTTACAGAGAGGGCCACACTGTTCCGAATCACCTCTAACGCCATGATCAAT GCATGTAGAGACTTCCTCTCCCTGGCCCAGAACCACAGTAAGCGCTGGCAGAAGGCCttacagactgaaagagaccAGAGGATACGGCTGGAGGAGACTTTAGAGCAGCTGGCTAAACAGCACAATCACTTGGAAAGAGCTTTCAGGGGAGCGACAGTTCTCCCCCCTTCATTCAGCAATCCTGCCTTAGGTAACAAAG CTGGTGTTTCAGGAAAAGGTGATGCCAGTGACGAGGATGATGACAATGAGTTCTTTGATGCTATGGAAGACCCAGCAGAGTTTATTACTGTCCCTGCTGACCCCAAGTATCACAG GAGATCTGGCAGCAACGTTAGTGGGATCAGCAGCGAGATTGGAATGGACGATCAGTCG tTTGATGAACTGTCTTTGGCATCCAATCCGGAGTCTCCCCAGCCCCTTGAGCTGGAGCCAGTTAGACAAAGACGGACTCGTATCCCTGACAAGCCCAACTATTACCTCAATCTGTGGAGCATCATGAAGAACTGTATTGGAAAGGAGCTTTCAAAGATACCAATGCCT GTGAATTTCAACGAACCCATCTCAATGCTGCAGCGTCTATCTGAAGACCTGGAGTACTACGAGCTGCTGGATAAGGCTGCTAAATGTCAGAGTTCTCTAGAGCAGATGTGTTATGTTGCCGCTTTCACAGTCTCTTCCTACTCCACGACCGTCCACCGCACAGGGAAACCCTTCAATCCTCTGCTGGGAGAAACCTTTGAGCTTGATCGACTCAGAGAGTGTGGATACCGCTCCCTGTGTGAACAG GTGAGTCACCACCCACCTGCCGCAGCTCACCACGCTCTCTCTGAAAAGGGCTGGACCCTCAGACAGGAAATTACGCTAGCCAGCAAATTTAGAGGAAAATATCTCTCTATCATGCCCTTGG GTTCTATCCAGTGTCTATTTGATAAGAGCAACAATCACTACTCTTGGAAAAAAGTTACTACAACAGTACACAACATTATTGTGGGGAAATTATGGATTGATCAG TCAGGGGAGATAGATGTGGTGAACCACAGGACAGGAGATCGCTGCCACCTCAAGTTTGCTCCCTACAGCTACTTCTCCAGAGATGTACCAAGAAAG gTAACAGGGGTCGTAACAGATAAGGATGGAAAGGCCCATTACGTGCTGTCGGGAACATGGGATGAGAAGATGGAGTTTTCCAGGGTAATGCAGAGCAGCAAAGGCGAGAACGGCACTGAAGGCAAACAGAGGACCGTCTATCAGACCCTCAAAGCCAAAGAAATCTGGAGAAAGAACCCTTTGCC agagggagcagagaacATGTACTACTTCTCCTCACTGGCCTTGAGTCTCAATGAACCTGAAGAGGGAGTGGCGCCAACAGACAGTCGAAGACGCCCTGACCAGCGATTAATGGAGGATGGCCGTTGGGATGAGGCTAACGCAGAGAAACAGAGGCTAGAAGAAAAACAGCGCACGGCCCGTcgagaaagggagagggaagcCGTTAAAGCAGCCAGCCCGCCAGACGAAG CTGTCACTGAGGATTCAATCAATGACTCACCCTTGAAAA CTGATGCACAGGAGACTGGCACAGAAGCAAGTGAGGTTTCTGATGAAA gCGCCCATCAAGACAACCACCATGCACTGTGGTTCGAGAAGCTAGACGACCCCGTATCCGGAGAGACCTTGCATGTCTACAAGGGGGGTTACTGGGAGGCAAAGGACCAAGGCAGCTGGGACATGTGCCCTGACATCTTCTGA
- the LOC120800041 gene encoding oxysterol-binding protein 1-like isoform X1 — protein MSEPKPPTPIPGDTYKGWLFKWTNYIKGYQRRWFVLSNGLLSYYRTQAEMGHTCRGTINLATANITVEDSCNFVISNGGAQTYHLKASSEVERQRWITALELAKAKAVRMQLESDDSGDDCPAVPPTSGQGGGCRNSEIQSTLRTLSSKVEDLTTCNDLIVKHGSALQRSLSELEGIRVGGDMGEKIRQVTERATLFRITSNAMINACRDFLSLAQNHSKRWQKALQTERDQRIRLEETLEQLAKQHNHLERAFRGATVLPPSFSNPALGNKAGVSGKGDASDEDDDNEFFDAMEDPAEFITVPADPKYHRRSGSNVSGISSEIGMDDQSVNFDELSLASNPESPQPLELEPVRQRRTRIPDKPNYYLNLWSIMKNCIGKELSKIPMPVNFNEPISMLQRLSEDLEYYELLDKAAKCQSSLEQMCYVAAFTVSSYSTTVHRTGKPFNPLLGETFELDRLRECGYRSLCEQVSHHPPAAAHHALSEKGWTLRQEITLASKFRGKYLSIMPLGSIQCLFDKSNNHYSWKKVTTTVHNIIVGKLWIDQSGEIDVVNHRTGDRCHLKFAPYSYFSRDVPRKVTGVVTDKDGKAHYVLSGTWDEKMEFSRVMQSSKGENGTEGKQRTVYQTLKAKEIWRKNPLPEGAENMYYFSSLALSLNEPEEGVAPTDSRRRPDQRLMEDGRWDEANAEKQRLEEKQRTARREREREAVKAASPPDEAVTEDSINDSPLKTDAQETGTEASEVSDESAHQDNHHALWFEKLDDPVSGETLHVYKGGYWEAKDQGSWDMCPDIF, from the exons ATGTCAGAGCCTAAGCCCCCTACTCCAATCCCTGGAGACACATACAAGGGTTGGCTCTTCAAGTGGACTAACTACATAAAAGGTTACCAGCGACGCTGGTTTGTTCTGAGCAATGGACTGTTGTCATATTATAG gacCCAGGCAGAGATGGGTCACACATGCCGAGGCACCATCAACTTGGCCACAGCCAATATTACTGTGGAGGACTCGTGCAATTTTGTCATTTCCAACGGTGGGGCACAGACGTACCACCTGAAGGCCAGCTCAGAAGTAGAGCGCCAGCGATGGATCACTGCGCTGGAGCTCGCCAAGGCAAAGGCCGTCCGTATGCAGTTAGAATCTG ATGACTCAGGGGATGATTGTCCTGCAGTGCCCCCCACCTCAGGACAGGGGGGAGGCTGCCGTAACTCAGAAATCCAGTCCACACTACGGACACTGAGCAGCAAGGTGGAGGACCTCACCACCTGCAATGATCTCATTGTCAAGCATGGGTCTGCCCTCCAAAG GTCTTTGTCAGAACTGGAGGGGATTCGTGTCGGAGGGgacatgggggaaaaaatcagaCAAGTTACAGAGAGGGCCACACTGTTCCGAATCACCTCTAACGCCATGATCAAT GCATGTAGAGACTTCCTCTCCCTGGCCCAGAACCACAGTAAGCGCTGGCAGAAGGCCttacagactgaaagagaccAGAGGATACGGCTGGAGGAGACTTTAGAGCAGCTGGCTAAACAGCACAATCACTTGGAAAGAGCTTTCAGGGGAGCGACAGTTCTCCCCCCTTCATTCAGCAATCCTGCCTTAGGTAACAAAG CTGGTGTTTCAGGAAAAGGTGATGCCAGTGACGAGGATGATGACAATGAGTTCTTTGATGCTATGGAAGACCCAGCAGAGTTTATTACTGTCCCTGCTGACCCCAAGTATCACAG GAGATCTGGCAGCAACGTTAGTGGGATCAGCAGCGAGATTGGAATGGACGATCAGTCGGTAAAT tTTGATGAACTGTCTTTGGCATCCAATCCGGAGTCTCCCCAGCCCCTTGAGCTGGAGCCAGTTAGACAAAGACGGACTCGTATCCCTGACAAGCCCAACTATTACCTCAATCTGTGGAGCATCATGAAGAACTGTATTGGAAAGGAGCTTTCAAAGATACCAATGCCT GTGAATTTCAACGAACCCATCTCAATGCTGCAGCGTCTATCTGAAGACCTGGAGTACTACGAGCTGCTGGATAAGGCTGCTAAATGTCAGAGTTCTCTAGAGCAGATGTGTTATGTTGCCGCTTTCACAGTCTCTTCCTACTCCACGACCGTCCACCGCACAGGGAAACCCTTCAATCCTCTGCTGGGAGAAACCTTTGAGCTTGATCGACTCAGAGAGTGTGGATACCGCTCCCTGTGTGAACAG GTGAGTCACCACCCACCTGCCGCAGCTCACCACGCTCTCTCTGAAAAGGGCTGGACCCTCAGACAGGAAATTACGCTAGCCAGCAAATTTAGAGGAAAATATCTCTCTATCATGCCCTTGG GTTCTATCCAGTGTCTATTTGATAAGAGCAACAATCACTACTCTTGGAAAAAAGTTACTACAACAGTACACAACATTATTGTGGGGAAATTATGGATTGATCAG TCAGGGGAGATAGATGTGGTGAACCACAGGACAGGAGATCGCTGCCACCTCAAGTTTGCTCCCTACAGCTACTTCTCCAGAGATGTACCAAGAAAG gTAACAGGGGTCGTAACAGATAAGGATGGAAAGGCCCATTACGTGCTGTCGGGAACATGGGATGAGAAGATGGAGTTTTCCAGGGTAATGCAGAGCAGCAAAGGCGAGAACGGCACTGAAGGCAAACAGAGGACCGTCTATCAGACCCTCAAAGCCAAAGAAATCTGGAGAAAGAACCCTTTGCC agagggagcagagaacATGTACTACTTCTCCTCACTGGCCTTGAGTCTCAATGAACCTGAAGAGGGAGTGGCGCCAACAGACAGTCGAAGACGCCCTGACCAGCGATTAATGGAGGATGGCCGTTGGGATGAGGCTAACGCAGAGAAACAGAGGCTAGAAGAAAAACAGCGCACGGCCCGTcgagaaagggagagggaagcCGTTAAAGCAGCCAGCCCGCCAGACGAAG CTGTCACTGAGGATTCAATCAATGACTCACCCTTGAAAA CTGATGCACAGGAGACTGGCACAGAAGCAAGTGAGGTTTCTGATGAAA gCGCCCATCAAGACAACCACCATGCACTGTGGTTCGAGAAGCTAGACGACCCCGTATCCGGAGAGACCTTGCATGTCTACAAGGGGGGTTACTGGGAGGCAAAGGACCAAGGCAGCTGGGACATGTGCCCTGACATCTTCTGA